In Mercurialis annua linkage group LG5, ddMerAnnu1.2, whole genome shotgun sequence, a single genomic region encodes these proteins:
- the LOC126681905 gene encoding uncharacterized protein LOC126681905: MYPKGYQQMSGLSPASKLIVQDISEAQAKPCAILASLQEKNPSDNPIRRQVYNYIDSLRRSLFEGRDVVGQFYQLAVERKYIHWTLADQDTNALTHIFLAHPDCVELLRRYYWVISMDSTYKTNKYNMPFLRLLG; this comes from the coding sequence ATGTATCCTAAGGGATATCAGCAGATGAGTGGACTGAGTCCGGCGTCTAAACTCATTGTGCAAGATATTAGTGAGGCTCAAGCTAAGCCTTGTGCTATTTTGGCATCCCTTCAGGAGAAAAATCCATCAGATAACCCTATACGCAGACAAGTGTACAACTACATAGATAGTCTGAGGAGGTCCCTTTTTGAGGGTAGAGACGTGGTGGGACAGTTTTATCAACTTGCTGTGGAGAGGAAATATATACACTGGACGCTTGCTGATCAGGATACAAATGCGTTGACTCATATTTTTTTAGCGCATCCAGATTGTGTGGAGTTACTACGACGCTACTACTGGGTCATCAGTATGGATTCCACCTACAAAACCAACAAGTACAACATGCCTTTCTTGAGATTATTGGGATGA